In Arthrobacter sp. QXT-31, one genomic interval encodes:
- a CDS encoding DUF7793 family protein: protein MNSNSTGRNTLFDLELDAEGVLRLTWARDASITEADAEAAMEQVNVLSGDSRHPMIVDMATTADVSRGARAVFGRPCQASRIALLGSSPVDRVLANFFLGLNKLPCPTRFFTDRTEALSWLKAR from the coding sequence TTGAATTCCAACAGCACCGGACGCAACACGCTGTTCGACTTGGAATTGGATGCCGAAGGCGTGCTGCGGCTGACGTGGGCGAGGGACGCCAGCATTACCGAGGCGGACGCCGAGGCTGCCATGGAGCAGGTGAACGTGCTCTCCGGCGACAGCCGGCACCCCATGATCGTGGACATGGCCACCACTGCTGATGTGAGCCGCGGAGCCCGTGCTGTTTTTGGCCGTCCTTGCCAGGCTTCGAGGATTGCGCTGCTGGGTTCATCGCCGGTGGACCGGGTGCTTGCAAACTTCTTTCTCGGCCTCAACAAGCTCCCGTGCCCCACGAGGTTCTTCACGGACCGGACCGAGGCACTCTCCTGGCTGAAGGCCCGGTAG
- a CDS encoding class I SAM-dependent methyltransferase has protein sequence MLPALKKYLLLPKLVKLSSNAPKDPRVAWDQYWGNVRATGAGGDVLWDSGSDHELQAYLEHLTRQLDPSLPLVDVGCGSGVYTRALAPYFPHVLGVDVSANAVARAAAESDGTERVTYIAADMTAPAGVRAVTDALAGAGFPGEANIFIRGVLHVLKRPAQAALAAQLHTLVGRRGRVFLAETDFRGNPVQYVSHLGATLQSIPGPLERAIRALPIPGRFGAEQRRRAFPEASWDVVEDGAVTLETRPLTSANHPEQIPGYFAVLQAR, from the coding sequence ATGCTCCCGGCGCTCAAGAAATACCTGCTGCTCCCGAAACTGGTGAAGCTGTCCTCCAACGCGCCGAAGGACCCGCGCGTAGCCTGGGACCAGTACTGGGGCAACGTCAGGGCGACCGGGGCCGGCGGCGACGTGCTCTGGGATTCCGGCAGCGACCACGAGCTGCAGGCATATCTGGAGCACCTGACGCGGCAGCTGGACCCCAGCCTTCCGCTCGTCGACGTCGGATGCGGCAGCGGCGTCTACACCCGCGCTCTTGCCCCCTACTTTCCGCATGTCCTGGGGGTGGACGTGTCAGCAAACGCCGTTGCCCGCGCAGCCGCGGAATCAGACGGAACGGAGCGGGTCACCTACATCGCGGCCGACATGACAGCACCCGCTGGCGTCCGCGCCGTGACCGATGCCCTGGCTGGGGCCGGGTTCCCCGGCGAAGCCAACATCTTCATCCGGGGCGTCCTGCACGTACTCAAGAGGCCGGCGCAGGCGGCCCTCGCCGCGCAGCTGCATACGCTCGTGGGCAGGCGGGGCCGTGTGTTCCTGGCCGAGACCGACTTCCGCGGGAACCCGGTCCAGTACGTCAGCCACCTCGGAGCCACCCTGCAGTCCATCCCCGGGCCTTTGGAGAGGGCCATCCGCGCGCTACCGATTCCCGGGCGTTTCGGAGCCGAGCAGCGCAGGCGGGCGTTTCCCGAGGCCAGCTGGGATGTGGTGGAAGACGGGGCGGTGACCCTTGAGACCCGGCCCCTCACATCCGCCAACCACCCGGAACAGATCCCGGGCTACTTCGCCGTGCTCCAGGCCCGCTGA